A window of the Acidobacteriota bacterium genome harbors these coding sequences:
- a CDS encoding GWxTD domain-containing protein, with the protein MMIRKKIGLYTKLSCLFLLFFCILTGIIPAQGISSKKEVTKSLPEKYKEWLDFVSYIVSDTEKKVFLQLTDNRERDIFIESFWKRRDPTPGTPENEFMEEHKKRFDYANSFLGRSVTRPGWMTDMGRIYIILGPPVSKERFEGGYVYPAEVWYYHGDPKFGLPSYFGIVFYKKGGAGEYKLYDPAVDGPWSLLIDKSNLESTDYEEVYEKLREIEPTLALMSLSMVPGDIPYNYQPSPLNNIILANIYESPKKLVDVTYATNFLKYKSLVEVDYSANYITSKFNSVILKDEESGIYFLHYAIEPKVISIDYYEPKDQYYVNFEVVGSIKDEKEKNIFDFQKNFTLYIDNDQIERLRSNGIVIQDSVPIVPGKFNFISMLKNSISKEFSYNETSYNFQPDLESIPKISQPIIGYRIEDAKGASHFPFKEEDYRILFRVDNEFSLKENLYILFKLHNLNKTLWDKGKISIRIFEIGKEDKPISEKEITLRERLFRDSLFFKEEFSLSSLFPGFFRIKIYLFNELGVVIDVKEDRFTISNSEVLKEPFILMKVTPHEKKFIYYYILATQCRKFGLVDKAEDYFDKAFEINPKYEQGIKSFGYFLLENKKYEKLLKVIESFKKIERLNFDYFYLKGVALMELRNFKEAIEAFKEGNKIYNSDVRLLNSLASCYFRIGEKDKAKTVWEASLKINPNQENIKKLLKSL; encoded by the coding sequence ATGATGATAAGAAAAAAAATAGGGTTATATACGAAGCTTAGTTGCTTATTTTTATTATTTTTTTGTATTTTAACAGGAATTATACCTGCACAAGGAATCTCTTCAAAAAAAGAAGTAACAAAAAGTTTGCCTGAAAAATATAAGGAATGGCTTGATTTTGTTTCTTACATAGTTTCAGACACTGAAAAGAAAGTTTTTCTTCAATTAACAGATAACAGGGAAAGGGATATATTTATCGAATCTTTCTGGAAAAGGAGAGACCCAACGCCAGGAACCCCAGAGAATGAATTTATGGAAGAACACAAAAAAAGATTTGATTACGCAAATAGTTTTTTGGGTCGAAGTGTAACCCGGCCTGGGTGGATGACAGATATGGGAAGGATTTATATAATTCTCGGCCCGCCTGTAAGCAAAGAGAGATTTGAAGGGGGTTATGTTTATCCAGCAGAGGTGTGGTATTATCATGGGGATCCGAAATTTGGCCTTCCATCTTATTTTGGGATTGTTTTCTATAAGAAAGGTGGAGCTGGCGAATATAAATTATATGATCCTGCAGTAGATGGGCCATGGAGTCTATTAATAGACAAATCCAACCTTGAATCAACAGATTATGAAGAAGTTTATGAAAAGCTCAGGGAAATAGAACCAACTCTTGCTCTTATGTCCCTTTCAATGGTTCCCGGAGACATTCCCTATAATTATCAGCCATCTCCCTTGAACAACATAATTTTGGCGAACATATATGAATCTCCAAAAAAATTGGTTGATGTTACTTATGCGACCAATTTCCTTAAATATAAGTCTCTTGTAGAAGTTGATTATTCTGCTAACTATATAACAAGCAAATTTAATTCTGTAATTTTAAAAGATGAAGAATCAGGAATTTATTTCTTGCATTATGCTATAGAGCCAAAGGTTATATCCATTGATTACTATGAACCAAAAGACCAGTATTATGTAAACTTTGAAGTCGTTGGAAGCATAAAAGATGAGAAAGAAAAAAACATATTTGATTTTCAAAAGAACTTTACACTTTACATAGATAATGATCAAATTGAGAGGTTGAGAAGCAATGGAATAGTTATTCAGGATTCTGTTCCAATTGTTCCTGGAAAATTCAATTTTATTTCTATGCTAAAAAATTCAATTTCTAAGGAATTTTCATATAATGAGACAAGTTACAATTTTCAGCCCGACCTTGAATCTATCCCAAAAATTTCTCAGCCTATAATTGGATACAGAATTGAGGATGCCAAGGGTGCTTCCCATTTTCCTTTCAAAGAGGAAGATTATAGAATATTGTTTCGAGTGGATAATGAGTTTTCCTTAAAAGAAAACCTTTATATTTTGTTTAAACTCCATAACTTAAACAAAACTCTTTGGGATAAGGGAAAAATATCGATAAGAATCTTTGAGATAGGAAAAGAAGATAAACCAATTTCTGAAAAAGAGATTACATTAAGAGAGAGATTGTTCAGGGACAGTTTATTTTTTAAAGAAGAATTTTCTCTTTCAAGTCTTTTCCCTGGGTTTTTCAGGATAAAAATTTACCTTTTTAATGAGTTAGGGGTTGTTATAGATGTAAAAGAAGATAGGTTTACGATATCTAATTCAGAAGTATTAAAAGAGCCTTTTATCTTGATGAAAGTCACTCCCCATGAGAAAAAATTCATTTATTATTATATATTAGCCACACAATGTAGAAAATTCGGATTAGTTGATAAAGCTGAAGATTACTTTGATAAAGCATTTGAAATTAACCCCAAATACGAGCAGGGAATTAAAAGTTTTGGCTATTTCCTTTTAGAGAATAAAAAATATGAAAAATTGTTGAAGGTAATTGAATCGTTCAAGAAGATTGAAAGGCTGAATTTTGATTATTTTTACCTTAAAGGTGTGGCTTTAATGGAGCTCAGAAACTTCAAAGAAGCAATCGAAGCATTTAAAGAAGGGAATAAAATATATAATAGTGATGTCAGGTTACTTAATTCTCTGGCTTCCTGTTACTTTAGAATAGGGGAAAAGGATAAAGCTAAGACAGTCTGGGAGGCTTCTTTAAAGATAAACCCTAACCAGGAGAATATAAAGAAACTTTTAAAATCTTTGTAG